A section of the Sceloporus undulatus isolate JIND9_A2432 ecotype Alabama chromosome 3, SceUnd_v1.1, whole genome shotgun sequence genome encodes:
- the LOC121926593 gene encoding claudin-8-like, with protein MACCALQTVALLLVSIGMVGTFTVTLMPQWKVSAFTGNNIIVFETIWEGLWMVCVSHIRKYQCKFYESMLALPMALEASRGLMCTACVLSVIAFLIAVSGMKCMRCPGNDEQTKSKILSTAGIIFLLTGIIVLIPVSLVADNIIKDFYNPVNQVARKHELGAALYLGWITSGFLITGGAIFCSFCSCPEKPRRHRYSAPTSHRLNKPECIRMKPLSVHSYV; from the coding sequence ATGGCTTGTTGTGCATTGCAAACAGTGGCTCTGCTGCTTGTGAGCATTGGTATGGTTGGAACATTTACTGTCACTCTGATGCCGCAATGGAAAGTATCGGCTTTCACAGGAAACAACATTATAGTCTTTGAGACAATTTGGGAGGGCCTCTGGATGGTGTGTGTCAGCCACATCCGAAAATATCAGTGCAAATTCTATGAGTCCATGTTGGCCCTTCCAATGGCCTTAGAAGCATCCAGAGGGCTGATGTGCACAGCTTGTGTATTGTCAGTTATTGCCTTTCTAATTGCTGTCTCTGGCATGAAGTGCATGCGATGTCCTGGCAATGATGAGCAAACAAAAAGCAAGATTTTGTCGACTGCTGGAATCATTTTTCTTCTAACTGGCATCATTGTGTTGATTCCTGTTTCCTTGGTTGCTGACAATATCATCAAGGATTTCTACAATCCAGTAAACCAGGTTGCCCGGAAACATGAACTGGGAGCCGCCCTTTATTTAGGCTGGATCACCTCAGGATTTCTAATCACTGGAGGGGCCATATTTTGCAGCTTCTGCTCCTGTCCTGAGAAACCTAGAAGACACCGATATTCAGCACCCACTAGCCACAGACTAAACAAACCTGAGTGCATCAGAATGAAGCCCCTAAGTGTACATTCTTATGTTTGA